TCGTGCTCGATCACGTCCCGGCCGCGATGTCGCGGACAGTCAAGGCGGCCGGCGCGACTCCCGACGAACTTGCCCACGTGGTTCCTCACCAGCCCAACGGCGTGCTGCTGGACGAGCTCGAAATGCAGTCGGGCTTCAGCCGGGCGCGGATGCACCGGACCGTCGAGCGCTACGGCAACGTCGGCAGCGCTTCCGTGCCGGTGACTCTCGACGTCGCACGTCAAGAAGGTGCGTTGCGAAACGGCGACCTCGTGCTGTTGTCGGCCTTCGGCGGCGGCATGGCGATGGGGCATTGCCTCCTGCGCTGGCAAGAGCCCGCGACTCTCTGACCACGAAAGGAAAAACTCGATGACCGCCGTTCTCGACGGTATTGAAGCAGGCTCGCCTGACGAGCGCGTCCTGGCGCTCGCCGACGCGGAATCCGTTGTCGTCCGGCAGCGACGGGACGGAGCGCTCTGGGCGACCGCGAACCTGCGCGGTGTGCCATCGGTCGTGTTCTCGTTGGATCACCGGATCCAGGGCGGGGCGATGCACGAGGGCAACTGCGCGGTGATCGTCGCGGCCTATCAGCACGCGCTGAGGGAGAAGCTCCCGATCGTCGGGTTGTGGCATTCCGGCGGGGCTCGGCTTCAGGACGGCGTCCACAGCTTGAACGCGGTGGCCAGGGTCTTCCACGCGATGACCGCGGCGTCCGGGCGAATCCCGCAGATCTCGGTGGTGCTCGGCGCGGCGGCAGGCGGCGCGGCATACGGACCGGGCCTCACTGATGTAGTGATCATGGCTCCGCACGGAAAGGTTTTCATCACCGGGCCGACGATCATCGAGGAAGTCACCGGAGAACAGATCGACGCGGACAGCCTCGGCGGCCCCGAGGCGCACGACAAGGCGAGTGGCGTCGCGCATCTCGTCGCAGAGACCGAACGGGACGCATACCGGTTGGCGGCCGCTGTCGCGGAATTGCTAGGCGCGCCGCGCAGAACCATGCCGGACTTAGTGGAAGACCGACCTTTCGGCGAGCTGCTGCCAGACCGGTCGAAACGCGCGTATGACATCCACCCTGTCCTCGACCGCCTTCTCGACGACCGACCGGTCGAGTTGCAGGCAGGCTGGGCACGCAGCATCGTCACGACCCTGGGCAGGTTCGGTGGCGGGTCGGTAGGTGTGGTCGCGAGCAATCCTCTGCGCAGGGGAGGGTGTCTCGATTCGCGGTCGGCGGAAAAGGCGGCACGCTTTGTGCGGCTGTGCGACAGCTTGGGCTTGCCGCTGATCGTGGTCGTCGACGTCCCCGGCTATCTGCCCGGGGTCGCCGAAGAGCATGGCGGGGTCGTGCGCCGCGGGGCGAAACTCCTGCACGCCTTCGCTGAAGCCACTGTCCCGCGGGTCACTGTCGTGCTGCGCAAGGCCTACGGCGGTGCCTACATCGCCATGAACTGCCGAGGGCTTGGGGCGGACCGGGTCTTCGCCTGGCCTCAGGCTGAGATCGCGGTCATGGGGGCGACGGCGGCCGTACGGCTGCTGCACCGCAGGGAGTTGGCAGCTGTGGCGGCTCAGGACCGGAATGCGGTCGAGATGCGGCTTACGGACCAGCACCTGGTTTCGGCAGGAGGGCTGTCGGCGGCCGTACAGGCAGGTGTCGTGGACGAGATCATCGAGCCTGACCGCACCCGTAGCGCACTGGCCGCGGCGCTGGCCGGGATGCCGTCGCGGCGAGGCGAGCACGGGAACATCCCGCTGTGAAGGAGATTCGGGCCGAGCTGGCGGCCACCGTCCTGGAGATCATCGCGGAACCAGGGCAGGCTGTGTCGCCGGGCGACGCGATCCTGGTCCTCGAATCGATGAAGATGGAGATTCCGGTGCTGGCCGAGTCGGCCGGTGTGCTGGATCGATTCGCGGTTTCCTCCGGACAGGTCGTGCGGGAAGGCACGGTGCTGGCTGTGCTGGCTCCCCGTTCGCGATGAGAACAGGCCGGTCGGCGTGGGCCTTGCTCGGGGTGGCGGGGGCCGTTCAGCTGGTCCTCATTGCCGATACGACGATGATTAGCGTCGCGATGCCTTCCGTGCAACGAGATTTGCAGGTTTCCGACCTGTCGAGGCAATGGGTCATCAGTGCTTACACATTGGCCTTAGCCGGCCTCATCCTGCTCGGAGGCAGGCTAGTCGACCGTTTTGGGCGGCGAACCGTGATCGTCGCTGGTGCGCTCGGGTTCGCCGCTTCGATCCTGGTGGTCGGGACCGCTCGCGAGGTCGGGGTGCTAATCGCCGGACGAGCCGCCGAAGGCGTCTTCGCAGCGGTTTTGACCCCGGCAAACCTTTCGGTGCTCGCGCGTGCGTTTACCGATCCGCGCGACCGTGCGCGCGCCTTCGGCCTGTTCGGGGCGATCGTCACCTCCGGCGGTGGCTTCGGGCTCGTCGTTGGCGGCGCCTTGATTGAATTCGCCAGTTGGCGCTGGTGGGTATGCGTGAGCACGCCGATCGCGATCGTGGCTGTCGTCGTGGCTTGGAGGCAGTTGCCGCGGGAACCAGTGGATCGGAGCGTACGGCTGGATCTCCGGAGCGCGGCGCTGAGCATTGGTGGCTTGGTCGCATTGGTCTGGGCGCTGGCGACAGGTGCCAGCGGGAACTGGTGGAGCGAGCAGGTGATGGGCGCATTCGCAGTCTCGATGGCGCTTCTTGCCGCGTTCGTCGTCCGCCAGTGGGGCAAATCTCAGCCGCTATTGCCGTTGGCCATGTTGCGTGACCGGCATAGACTGTCGGCCTACGTTTCGGAAGCCGGAGCCGGGTTTGGCCTCCTCGGCATGTTCTTCCTCTTGAGCTACCAGTTCCAGCAAGTACTGGGGTTCAGTGCGCTCATGACGGGACTGGCGTTCATCCCTCTGCTGGCCGTCGACGCTGCGGTGGCTATCCAGTACACGCACAGGCTGTTGCGCCGAAGGGGTCTGTCCGTGACGCTGGGGTGTGGATTCGCCCTGCTCGCTGTCGGGATCTTGCTGCTGAGCCGAATCACGCCCAGCTCGTCGTACTGGGGACTCATTTTGCCGGCGGAGGCAATTGTCGGCTGTGGTGCCGCGTTGATCGGACCGACAGCGATGAGTACTGCGACAGCAGATGTCGGAGCACAGGAGAGCGGCATTGCGTCGGCGTTCTTCAGCACATGCCAGATGGTCGGAACTTCGATCGGGGTGGCAGTCTTGAACACGATTGGTGCCTCATCAGGACCACAGGGCTACGCGAGGGCGTCGGTGTGGTCCACCGCGGTTCTTGGCTGCGTTGGATTTGTGGCCGTCGTGTTGCCGATGTCAGCTCGGCACCGGGCCCCGCGCTAGGAATGCCGGTGCTGGCTCGGTTTGCGCATCAGCGATGGAAACGTTACGGAATGCAGGTGCGACGATTCTGTGCCCTTGCGTATACGCGGCGTGCAGCGGCAATTACTAGAACAGCTACGGCGCGAGGGTCCCGAGCGCCCGGGAGGCCCCTTGGCGTCCGAAGCTCTCGAGACCGGTGCCAGCTTTCGAGCAGAGCGGCGAGACTGACGGTGAATTCTTCGGTGTGCGTAGTGTAGGGAACGTGGGCTCCAGGGAGCTGGCGGAATTCGGCGCCGATCCGGTCGGCCAAGGTGTGCAGGGTGCGGCTGTAGTGGTCGAGCAGGTCTTGGTGCAGGTCCGTTCCTCCTTCGCTGTCGACCGCGACGACGATCGAGCCGGGACGGGCGGGCAAGAGCGCGTCGGGCGGGTCATAGCGGTCGACCACGCCCAGTTCGTGGCTCAGCCACACGTCCGCGCTGCCCAGGACTCGTTCGTCCAGGTCTGCGCCGGATTCGCGCCGCCGTCCGGTCAGCCATCCGCTGAAGTCCGCCATCGCCTCCCTCGGTCCGCCGCGGGCGCAGGCGGCGTCCATGCGGGCGCGCAACTGGGCGAGCAGGTCGTCGCGTTCGGGCAGGACCCCGATCTTCGGCGGTTCGTGGAGCACTGCGCGCCGGACGAGGCCGGGGTGGCGCAATGCGAGGTTCAGGCCGATGGTCGCGCCGCTGCTCGTGCCGAACACGTTGGCGGGGCCGGTTGCGAGCGCGGTGATCAGCGCGGCCGCGTCGTCCGCCTGTTCGTCGGCCGTGGTGTGGTTCCAGCCGTGCGGCCGCGGGCTGCGGGAGCGCCCTCGGCGGTCGTAGGTGACGATCGTGCGCTGCGCGGTCAGGTGGTCGGCCGCCGCGGCGAAGACACCGCCGTCGCCGGAAGCTCCGGGGATGAACACCAATGCGGGACCGGTTCCTCGCAGTTCGTAATACAGGTCAGCGGCACCGGAACGGACGGTGCCGGTCCGTACGGCTTCGGGGGCAGTCATCAGGCGCTCTCCGCGGATTCGGCCGCAGTCCGCCTGCCGGCGGAGCCGGCGAGCAGCGGATCGATGACGGACGGCGGGCAGCGGAGGGCCCGGAACATGCGGTTCGCCGGGTGCGCGACGGGTCGACCGGAGACGGGACGAAGCGCGGATTGACGTACTCCAACACCGTACGCCCGCTTGAGGTCACTTCGAAGAGCCGGCCGGTGAGGCCTTCGCACACGAGCGTGGTGCCGTTCGGCAAGCGCTGCGCGCCCAAGTGCAGGGCGCTGAAGAACTCGAAGGGGTGCGGTTCCAGGTAGGTGCACACGACGTCGCCGGAGCGCAGGTCGAACTCCGCAACCCGGGAGTGGGGCGGACGCGCGTCCTGTCGCTGGCAACGCCATGGTGATCTCGGTGTGCGCCTTCGGGTTCGCCTTGCATCTCGACCGCCGGACAGTGGGCACCGGAATCGGCTCGGCCGCGCCCACGCCGCGCACCGCGCCGGAAGCGGCGGCTTTCCTGGCGGGCGAACTCGACGCGCACGGCCTGTGGGAATCGCGTGGAGAACTTCCGGCCGCGCTGGTGCGCGAGTTCGGCGAACGCGTCACCCGCGCGGCCTCTCCGATCGACGACGTCCGCGGCACCGCCGCATACCGCCTGCGTTCCCTGTCGGTGATGGCGCGTCGCGCTGCCGCCTGGGCCTGGGACGACTACCGGAAGGCAGCCTGAACGATGCGCATCACCACCACGGTCAACGGCTCGCGCCGAGAGGTCGACGGGGTCGGGGCGGGGGGAGAGCCTGCTCTCCATGCTCCGCGAACGGATGGGGCTCGACGGTGCCAAGAACGCATGCGAGCAAGGAGAATGCGGTTCTTGCACGGTCTATCTCGACGGCGTGCCAGTGTGTTCCTGTCTCATCGCGGCCGGACAGGCTCAGGACCGCGAGGTCGTGACAGTCGAGGGAATCGCCGACGGCGGGGATCCGCACCCGGTCCAGCAAGCGTTCGTCGAAGCCGGCGCCGTGCAATGCGGCTTCTGTACCCCGGGCCTGATCGTGGGCGCGCGCGGCTGGCTCCAGCACTTCCCGCTGGCGGGAAACTTCTGCCGCTGCACCGGATATGAAAAGATCCTCGGCGCCGTCCGGCTGGCCGCGCAGCGAATGAGACCGCCGGCCCTGGGCTGCCCCTGATTGAGGTGTGTCGCGGCTACTGTCCTCCGTTGAGATTTCTGGACCTGGTGCCCCCGTGCGCTGTTCCCGGGCAGCCCGTGGCGACGATTTCTCCGCCTGCCGCGCCGTCGCGGCCGCGAGCCGAGCGGATGCTCGGCGTTCCGGAATCGTGCGTCCCTTCCCGGCTAGGAGCGGGCGAGGGCGACGACCATTTCGATCAGCGTATCGAGATTCTCCTGCGACCGTTTCCGGTTGGGGTCGCAGACGTGTTGCAGGATCAGGCCGTCGATGCCGGCGAGGATGACCCGGGCGAGCTGGCCGAACGGAATTCCGCAGGTTTCGCCGGCATTGCTGGCGGCGAGTTGGCACCACTCGGCGATCACGGTGGCGTAGCGCTCGTACTGCCAGCGGGCGAGCTCTTCCTGGCCCGCGGCGCGCAAGGAGTAGACAGTCAGCTCGTACTGCATGAGCTGGAGTCCCCGGTGGGCCTCGACGAGCTGGTTCCAGAAGCTGGTGAGCGCGGTCCGGATGGCGTGTTCGAGTCCGTGGTCGGGATCGGCAAGGGACTTGAGCACGTCGGCGATCTCGTCGACGACGTTCTCGATCACCGCCCGCAGCAACAGCTCCTTGCTGGGAAAGACGTATTGCATCGTGCCGAGCGGAACTCCCGCCTCGGCGGCGACGGCGCGGAGCGAAGTCTTCGCGACTCCGTCGCGGGCGAGGGCGGTGCGGGCCGCCGCGATGAGCTGCGGCCGCCGCACGGCGGCTTCGACGTATGCCACGGGATCTCCAATCCGGTCGGCTGACTGAAAGTTTGCCCCATCTCTTGACGCCGCTGTGACCCGGCCCGCATGCTAACACTCAGTCGTGCGACTGACTGAGACTTGGCCGGCCGCGCGGAACCCCCAGCGGAAGGACAGGGTCGTGGCGGGAATCGATGCGTCACCGGCGCGGGAGAGCAAGCTCGAACCCGGGGCCATGGGCACTTCCGACATCGTTTTCTTCGTGCTCGCCGGCGTGGCGCCGATGGGCGCGGTGGTCGCTTTGATCACCTTGGCGATCGCTTTCGGCAACGGCGCGGGCGTGCCGGGCACGTACCTGGCGGCGGGGCTCGTGCTGGCGCTGTTCAGCGCCGGGTACGTGCGGATGAGCCGGCGGATCGTGAATGTCGGCGGTTTCTACACCTACGCTCGGGAGGGGCTGGGGCGGCACGCGGGCGGCGCGACGGCATACGTCGCGTTGCTGTCCTACAACGCCGCGGTCGTCGGGATCTTCGGCGGCTTGGCCTATTTCGCGAGCCTCGTCGTCAACCAGATGGGCCTGTCGGTGTCGTGGCAGGCCTGCGCGGTGGTTTGCTTCCTGCTTGTCGCGGTCCTGGCCTTCTTCGAAGTGACCCTCAGCGCGAAGGTGCTCGGTTTCCTCCTGGGCGCGGAGGTTCTCACCCTGATGGTGTTCAACGGCGCTGTCCTGGCGGAGAAGGGCTTCCACGGGTTCTCGTTGGCCGTGTTCGCGCCCAGCGCGGTGTTCGGGACCGGATTCGGGGTCAGCCTGATGTTCGCCTTCGGATCCTATGTGGGCTTCGAAGCGACCGCTCTGTACGGCGAGGAGGCCCGCAACCCCCGCCGCTCCGTGCCGCGCGCCACCTATCTCGCGTTGGCGATCATCACCGTCTTCTACCTGATCACCTCGTGGGCGGCCATGGCGGCCGAGGGGGTCCAGCGGGCGCAAGGCATCGCCAGCCACGACGTCGCGACCGGCAAGACCTACATGTTCGAGGCCGGCACCGAGTTGATGGGACCGGCCTACACCGACGTGATGGCGATCCTCGTGGTCACCAGTCTCTTCGCCGCCTTCCTCGCGTTCCACGCCAACACGGCGCGCTACCACGTCGCGCTCGCCCGCGACGGCCTGCTGCCGCGGCTCTTCGCGCGCACGCACCGCCGCTACGGATCGCCGGTCGCCGCCAGCGCGCTCCAGCTCGCCGTCGTCGCCGCGGCGACGATCGGCTTCACCGCGGCGGGCCAGGACCCGTACCTCGGCATGGGCACCAGCCTCTACAGCCTCGGCGTGCTCGGCATCGTGGTCCTCCAGGCGATCGCGGCGATCTCGATCGTCAGCTACTTCCTCCGCAACCGCGAGCACGAGTCCGTCGTCGCGAGCATCGTCTCGCCCGCGCTGGGCGCCGCGGGCCTCGTCGCCGGAGTCGGCCTGATGGTCCGGAATTACTCGACCCTCACCGCCAGCACGGCGCAGTGGGTCAACTCGCTTCCCTGGGCTCTGCCGGTCGTCGCGGCCTTCGGGGCGGTCGCGGCCGCGGTGGCCAAGGCCCGCACCCGGCCGGCGGACGGCCGGGCCTGACCCGCCCGGACCGGCAACGAAGAACGACAACGAGGAGAAGAAAGCCATGAACGACGTCGATGTCGTGGTGGTCGGTGCGGGGCTGGCCGGCCTCAGCGCAGCGCGCAAGCTTGTCGAGGCGGGAAAGACCGTCGCCGTGCTGGAGGCGCGAGACCGCGTCGGCGGCCGCACCGAGGGCGGGGTGCTGGAGGGCGCGCCGGTCGAACTCGGCGGCACCTGGCTCGGCGAGGGGCACACCGAGATGTACGCCCTGGTCGGCAAGCTCGGCCTGGAGACCTTCCCTACCTGGAATGACGCGGGACGGCATCTGCTCGACCTCGGCGGCAAGCAGTCGCCCCTGAGCAGCCGCAAGGGAGCGACGCCGAAGCTGAACCCGATCGCTCTCGCCGACCTCGCTCAAGGCCTCGCGCGCTTCGAAAGGCTCGCCCGCAGCATCGACCCGGCGCGGCCGTGGGCCCATCCCAAGGCCGGTCGCCTGGACGGACAGACCTACGAGTCGTGGGTCCGCCGGAACCTGAAAACTGCGACGGGCCGCAGCTACTTCCGTGTTCTGGCCGAGGCTCTCTACTCGGCGGACGGCTCCGACCTGTCGCTGCTGCACACGCTGTTCTACACGGTCAGCAACGGCGACCTGGAAACGCTCGCCTCCACCGACCAGGGAGCGCAGAAGGACCGGGTGGTCGGTGGGTCCGTCCTGGTCTCCGAGCGCCTCGCCGACGGTCTCGACGTGCGGCTGAACTCGCCCGTCGCCCGCATCCTCCAGAACGGTCGCGGTGTCACCGTCGCCACCCGCGACGGCGGGTCCGTCTCCGCGGCCCGCGTCGTCGTCGCCGTCCCGCCGACGCTCGCCGGCCGCATCGACTATCAGCCGATCCTGCCCGCCTGGCGCGACCAGCTCACGCAGCGCGTCCCGGCCGGGACCGTGATCAAGTGCTTCGCCGCCTACCCCAAGCCGTTCTGGCGCGACGCCGGCTGGAACGGCCAGGCGATCTCCGACCGCGGCCCGGTCAAGGTCACCTTCGACGTGTCACCGCCCGACGCCGCGGTCGGCATCCTCATCGGATTCGTCGAAGGCGGCGAAGCCCGGCGCTGGCAGCGACTGCCCGACCACGAGCGCCGCCGACAGGTCCTCGACTGCTTCGTCCGCTACTTCGGCCACGAGGCAGCCGACCCGGCCGCGTACCTGGAGAAGGACTGGAGCGCCGAGGAATTCACTCGCGGCTGCTACGGCGCACACTTCGCCCCCGGCGTCTGGACCAGCTACGGCGACATCCTCCGCGACCCCGTCGGCCGCATCCACTGGGCGGGTGCCGAGTACGCCGTGCAATGGAACGGCTATATGGAAGGCGCTGTCCGGTCGGGCCGCGCGACCGCCGACGAGATACTGGCGGCCGACGCGAACGCCTGAACCGGCGGTGCCGACCTCGACCGCGCCGGCCCGAAAGACCTGGCGGTGAAGGGTCGCGTATGCGCTGACGCAACCGGTTGCGAATGCGGTGGCGGAATATGTTGTGACGGTCGAGGTTGCGTGCGGAGGCATCCCCATTGTCCTGCGACTGAGTGCCCGCTCTGGACAGAACCGGTGAGGCATCCCTGATTCTGGGATGGCAGGCCGATGAGCCTAGCCGCTGCTCGCGCTGATGGGACTGGAAATAGCACCTTGGGTCTGTCTGGCCGTCGAGAGACTCGCGCGTGAGCCGCCGTCAGCGAAGCCGAGCCGGATGTGCAGTCCTGTCGCATTCATCGGATGGCAGCGGGGGATGACGAGGTTCAGGCTGCGAGAGGACGAGGCTCGTTGGTCGAGGGCGCCACGGCAGCTCGGCGGAACGTGGAGGTCCGGGGGTCGGTCAGCCGGGCTTCTGTCCGGTTCAGGTCACAGCCGCACTGGGTTGACTATCTAGTTTGGATAGGCAAACCTTACCATCTGGCTCATGGTCCTGGGAAAGGCGATGCATCTATGTCTCGTAAGGGGTTCTTCGGCGCGGTCGCGCTCGCGGTTGCTGCCTCCTGCGCGCTGGTAGCGTGCGGCGCGGTGCAGGACTCGTCCGCCCCTGCCGCTGCCGGGCAGGCGGCCGGCTCCGCTGCGTTCCCGGTGAAGATCACGCACAAGTTCGGTGTCGCGACCGTCGAGAAGGCACCGCAGCGAGTGGTCGTGATCGGGACCTCGACTGACGATCTCGACGCGGCGCTCGCGCTGGGAGTCTCGCCGGTCGCGTTCTTCACCAAGTCCGGGTCCACCGCGGTGCCGTCGTATCTGAAGGGCAAGCTCGATCCGGCGAAGACGCGCATCGTGGATGCCGCGAACGGGGTCAACGCGGAGGAGGTCGGCAAGCTGACGCCGGATCTGATCCTGGCGACCGCGGACTACGGGCTGGACAAGGAATACGCGAACCTGTCGAAGATCGCGCCGACGGTCGGGTACGCCACCGAGTGGGGGGCGCAGACCTGGCAGGAGCACGTGAAGGTCGTGGCGCAGGCGCTCGGCAAGACCGCTGACGCGCAGAAGGTCATCGACACCGCGCAGGCTGCGATCGACCAGGCCAAGGCGGACAATCCGAAGGCTGCGGGCAAGACCTTCACCGCGTCGGTGGGCAACGCGCCGGGCAAGCTTTTCACCCTGGTGTCGCAGCAGGACTTCGCGGTGCAGCTGATCCAGTCGGTCGGGTTGAAGCTCAGTTCGACGGTGGTCGACGCGAGCAAGAACGAGTCGGGCAGCCCGACCGGAACGCTCACCCCGGAGCAGTACGACAAGGTTGCCGCGGACGTCGTGATCATCGCCTTCACCTCGCCCGATCTGCGGCAGGCGTTCGAGTCCAACCAGCTCGTCGCGAAGGTCAAGGCGGGGAATTACCTGGTGACGGACATGGAGACGATTTCGGCACTGCGGGCGCCGACTGTTTACGGGATTCCGTATGTGCTGGACAAGCTGAAGCCCGCGCTGGCGAAGCTTTCCTGACCGGGCAAGCGAAACAGGCCCGGCACCGGAAATCCGGTGCCGGGCCTGTTTTTCGGTCAGGCGAGTTCAGCGTCTACATCGGACTCGGTGAGCGCTTCGACCTCCAGGTAGATCTCAGCCACCTGGGCCAGCCGGCCTGGGACGGATTCTTCGGCGAGCAGGCGCGCGGCCATCCCGCCGACGGTGAGGGTCGCGAACAGCGTCCGGACCGTCACTTCGGTGCTGTCGAGGGCTTCCCGGAGGCGGCCGACGATCATGGTCGCGAGCACGGAATCCCCGCCCAGCGCGAAGAATGGATCGTCCACGCCGACGCGGTCGACCTCAAGGACCTCTGCCCAGACCTTCGCGAGCACCTGTTCCAAGGCGGACTGCGGGGCCTCGTAGGAGTCGGTTTCCGCGGTCCAGTGCGCGGCGACGGCGCGGCGGTCGACCTTGCCGTTCGCGGTCAAGGGCAGTTCGTCCAGCACGACGACGCGGGACGGGACCATGTGCGGCGGCAGGATGGTCCGGGCGAATTCGCGCACCTCGTCCGGCGTGACCG
The nucleotide sequence above comes from Amycolatopsis sp. AA4. Encoded proteins:
- a CDS encoding acyl-CoA carboxylase subunit beta, with translation MTAVLDGIEAGSPDERVLALADAESVVVRQRRDGALWATANLRGVPSVVFSLDHRIQGGAMHEGNCAVIVAAYQHALREKLPIVGLWHSGGARLQDGVHSLNAVARVFHAMTAASGRIPQISVVLGAAAGGAAYGPGLTDVVIMAPHGKVFITGPTIIEEVTGEQIDADSLGGPEAHDKASGVAHLVAETERDAYRLAAAVAELLGAPRRTMPDLVEDRPFGELLPDRSKRAYDIHPVLDRLLDDRPVELQAGWARSIVTTLGRFGGGSVGVVASNPLRRGGCLDSRSAEKAARFVRLCDSLGLPLIVVVDVPGYLPGVAEEHGGVVRRGAKLLHAFAEATVPRVTVVLRKAYGGAYIAMNCRGLGADRVFAWPQAEIAVMGATAAVRLLHRRELAAVAAQDRNAVEMRLTDQHLVSAGGLSAAVQAGVVDEIIEPDRTRSALAAALAGMPSRRGEHGNIPL
- a CDS encoding biotin/lipoyl-binding carrier protein — translated: MKEIRAELAATVLEIIAEPGQAVSPGDAILVLESMKMEIPVLAESAGVLDRFAVSSGQVVREGTVLAVLAPRSR
- a CDS encoding MFS transporter — translated: MRTGRSAWALLGVAGAVQLVLIADTTMISVAMPSVQRDLQVSDLSRQWVISAYTLALAGLILLGGRLVDRFGRRTVIVAGALGFAASILVVGTAREVGVLIAGRAAEGVFAAVLTPANLSVLARAFTDPRDRARAFGLFGAIVTSGGGFGLVVGGALIEFASWRWWVCVSTPIAIVAVVVAWRQLPREPVDRSVRLDLRSAALSIGGLVALVWALATGASGNWWSEQVMGAFAVSMALLAAFVVRQWGKSQPLLPLAMLRDRHRLSAYVSEAGAGFGLLGMFFLLSYQFQQVLGFSALMTGLAFIPLLAVDAAVAIQYTHRLLRRRGLSVTLGCGFALLAVGILLLSRITPSSSYWGLILPAEAIVGCGAALIGPTAMSTATADVGAQESGIASAFFSTCQMVGTSIGVAVLNTIGASSGPQGYARASVWSTAVLGCVGFVAVVLPMSARHRAPR
- a CDS encoding alpha/beta fold hydrolase, whose product is MTAPEAVRTGTVRSGAADLYYELRGTGPALVFIPGASGDGGVFAAAADHLTAQRTIVTYDRRGRSRSPRPHGWNHTTADEQADDAAALITALATGPANVFGTSSGATIGLNLALRHPGLVRRAVLHEPPKIGVLPERDDLLAQLRARMDAACARGGPREAMADFSGWLTGRRRESGADLDERVLGSADVWLSHELGVVDRYDPPDALLPARPGSIVVAVDSEGGTDLHQDLLDHYSRTLHTLADRIGAEFRQLPGAHVPYTTHTEEFTVSLAALLESWHRSRELRTPRGLPGARDPRAVAVLVIAAARRVYARAQNRRTCIP
- a CDS encoding TetR/AcrR family transcriptional regulator; this translates as MAYVEAAVRRPQLIAAARTALARDGVAKTSLRAVAAEAGVPLGTMQYVFPSKELLLRAVIENVVDEIADVLKSLADPDHGLEHAIRTALTSFWNQLVEAHRGLQLMQYELTVYSLRAAGQEELARWQYERYATVIAEWCQLAASNAGETCGIPFGQLARVILAGIDGLILQHVCDPNRKRSQENLDTLIEMVVALARS
- a CDS encoding APC family permease, which encodes MAGIDASPARESKLEPGAMGTSDIVFFVLAGVAPMGAVVALITLAIAFGNGAGVPGTYLAAGLVLALFSAGYVRMSRRIVNVGGFYTYAREGLGRHAGGATAYVALLSYNAAVVGIFGGLAYFASLVVNQMGLSVSWQACAVVCFLLVAVLAFFEVTLSAKVLGFLLGAEVLTLMVFNGAVLAEKGFHGFSLAVFAPSAVFGTGFGVSLMFAFGSYVGFEATALYGEEARNPRRSVPRATYLALAIITVFYLITSWAAMAAEGVQRAQGIASHDVATGKTYMFEAGTELMGPAYTDVMAILVVTSLFAAFLAFHANTARYHVALARDGLLPRLFARTHRRYGSPVAASALQLAVVAAATIGFTAAGQDPYLGMGTSLYSLGVLGIVVLQAIAAISIVSYFLRNREHESVVASIVSPALGAAGLVAGVGLMVRNYSTLTASTAQWVNSLPWALPVVAAFGAVAAAVAKARTRPADGRA
- a CDS encoding ABC transporter substrate-binding protein produces the protein MSRKGFFGAVALAVAASCALVACGAVQDSSAPAAAGQAAGSAAFPVKITHKFGVATVEKAPQRVVVIGTSTDDLDAALALGVSPVAFFTKSGSTAVPSYLKGKLDPAKTRIVDAANGVNAEEVGKLTPDLILATADYGLDKEYANLSKIAPTVGYATEWGAQTWQEHVKVVAQALGKTADAQKVIDTAQAAIDQAKADNPKAAGKTFTASVGNAPGKLFTLVSQQDFAVQLIQSVGLKLSSTVVDASKNESGSPTGTLTPEQYDKVAADVVIIAFTSPDLRQAFESNQLVAKVKAGNYLVTDMETISALRAPTVYGIPYVLDKLKPALAKLS